TGGGGATCGCCGTCGCAAACATCGACGAAGTCATCCATCTGATCCGCACCGCACCGGATCCGGCGACCGCCCGTGCCCAGCTCATGGAGCGCGACTGGCCGGCCCACGACGTCGAACCGTTGATCAGGCTGATCGACGATCCGCGCCACCAGGTTCGGGAGGACGGCACCTACAAACTCTCCGAGGAACAGGCGCGCGCGATCCTGGACCTGCGTCTGCAGCGCCTGACCGCTCTCGGCAGGGACGAGATAGACGAAGAGTTGAAGAAGATCGGTGCCGAGATTTCCGAATTTCTCGACATTCTCCGGTCTCGTGCGCGGATCCAGGAAATCGTTCGCAACGAGATGCTGGAAATCAAGGAAGAGTTTGCAACGCCGCGCCGAACCGAAATTATCGAAGGTGGTGCAGACTTTGACGACGAAGACCTGATCCAGCGCGAAGACATGGTCGTGACAGTCTCCCATGGTGGTTACATCAAGCGTGTCCCGCTTGCCACCTACCGGGCGCAACATCGCGGCGGCAAGGGCCGCTCGGGGATGGCCACGAAGGACGAGGATTTCGTCACCCGTCTTTTTGTCGCCAACACACACACGCCGGTTCTTTTCTTCTCCTCCCGCGGGATCTGTTACAAGATGAAGGTCTGGCGTCTGCCGCTTGGCGGGCCGACCTCGCGCGGCAAGGCCCTGGTCAACATGCTGCCACTCGAACAGGGAGAGCAGATCACCTCGATCCTGCCTTTGCCGGAAGATGAGGAAAGCTGGGCAAACCTCGACGTGGTGTTCGCCACGGTGCGCGGGACGGTGCGCCGCAACAAGCTGTCCGACTTCGTCAACATCAACCGGAACGGCAAGATTGCGATGAAACTGGAAGACGGCGACGGCATTGTCGGCGTTGACACGTGTTCCGAACATGATGACGTCATGCTGACGACGAATTTCGGTCAGTGCATCCGGTTCCCGGTCACCGATGTGCGCGTCTTCGCGGGCAGAAACTCGGTTGGTGTGCGCGGCATCCGGCTGGCCGATTCCGACCGGGTGATCTCTATGCAGATCCTGCATCACATAGATGTCGACGCTGAAGAACGCGCAGCCTATCTGAAACTCTCCCGGGCGATGCGCGGCGAGGCGGATGAAAACGGCCACGGTGCGGACGAAGAAGGCGTGATCGCCGGAGATCTGCCCCAGGAACGCTATGCGCAGATGAGCGCCGCCGAACAGATCATCCTGACCGTTTCGGAGAACGGCTACGGCAAAAGGACATCCTCCTTCGAATACCGGGTGACCGGCAGGGGCGGCAAGGGCATCACGGCCATGGCGGTGAATGACCGCAACGGCGGCCTCATCGCCTCTTTCCCAGTTGAGGACAGCCACCAGATCATGCTGGTAACCGACGGCGGCCAGTTGATCCGCTGTCCGGTGGACGGTATCCGCATCGCGGGGCGTGCCACCCAGGGCGTGATTGTATTCAAGACGGCCTCGGACGAAAAGGTCGTTGCCGTTGAGGGCATATCGGAGGTTGACGACGACGAATTCTCCGACGATGCAGAAGAGGCGGACGCTGAAGGCGGAGATGGCACTTCTTCTGCCGGCGAAAGCGGCACCGCGACCGGAGAGGACGGTTCTGGGGACGGCGGAAGCCCGGAAAGCTGATCCGGACAATCCATGCGCTCAAACGACAACAGCGGCCAGGGTGGAACCTGCGCCGCTGTTTGCCGTTCGGGGGAGAAAACTGGGAGGTATCTAAAACTCAGTTCGCGGTCGGGTAACGCGCCAGGATGGTCTGGTTCGCGGTCGGTGCCTTTTGCTCAACGGTAACGAAGGAAACGTTGCGAACCTTCGAAGCACCGGTCAGAGACGCGGCACATTCCTCGCTCCACGCGCCCCATGCCTGGGAAGTGCAGTTTTCGGATACCGGGGAAGCGGCAATACGGTCGGTCTTGGTTGCAGACATGCCCTGTGTTGCCAGGCTCGTCAGGTTTTCGGCCTGAGAAGCGTTGCTCGGATGCAGGCTCATCATGCCCGCAGCAACCATTGTCAGCAGCGCAAGTACAAAGACCGCTGCCATCTTGAATTGGACGGATACGTCCGCTGCCTTGCCCTGGAATGTAAACGGTGCGCCAGTCTCGCTTGAAACGGTTGCGCCTTGTGTAACGTAGCTCCTCATCGTCCTGGCTCCTGCTCACGCCTTGTTTGTGATGAGCCCACTTTGGACCATGAAGAAAAAGTTCGATGTGACGGCGATCACAAAATGTGCCCAAGTTGGAAAAATGCCGAAATTGAGGGTTTTTCTTGTGAGGTGCCGGCTGGCGGAGTATGGAGTGAGCCATGACACGCATCGCGCTTTACCCGGGTTCCTTTGACCCCGTCACCAATGGCCATATGGACATTTTACGTCAATCGCTTGCCCTGGCCGACAAGGTTGTCGTTGCCATCGGGATCCATCCTGGAAAGAAGCCTCTTTTCTCCTTTGACGAGCGGCAGGAGCTGATCCACGCATCTGCTCAGGCTGAATTCACGAAGGAAGAGGCCGAACGTATTGATGTAATTTCCTTTTCCGACCTGGTGATCAACACGGCGCGGGCGCAGGGGGCAGCCTGTCTGGTTCGCGGATTGCGGGACGGCACCGATCTTGACTACGAAATGCAGATGGCCGGCATGAATGGCACCCTTGCGCCGAACATAAAGACGGTTTTCCTGCCGGCGTCTCCTGCGGTGCGCCACATCACCGCCACCTTGGTCAGGCAAATCGCGAAGATGGGCGGTGAGATTTCCGAATTTGTGCCTGAACCGGTTGCGTCACCGCTTCGCCGCGTTTCGCGTCCACAAGGCTGACGACAATTTCCCTGATCTGAACTTTAGGAGCTTCCAGTGTCACGACTATTTGCAGTTTTCGCCGTTCTGGCGTCGATCGTTTTCCTCCCGGCCCTGGCAAATGCCCAGGTCAAGGATCCTGAAAACACGCTCTTTCTGGACCTCAAGGACGGTCGTGTCACCATTCAGCTGCGCCCTGACCTGGCTCCGCAACACGTTGAACGCATCAAGAAACTCACGCGGGAAGGGTTTTACGACGGGGTCGTTTTTCACCGCGTGATCGACAATTTCATGGCACAGACCGGCGATCCGACCGGTACCGGCCGCGGTGGGTCCAACGAACCGGACCTTGCAGCCGAATTCAACAGCGCACCTTTCAGGAGAGGCACGCTCGGGATGGCCCGTGCAGCCAGCCCGAACAGCGCCAACTCCCAGTTTTTCATCATGTTCAACGATGGCGACTGGCTGAACGGAAAATACACGGTCTTCGGCGAAGTCGTTGACGGAATGCAATTTATCGACAATATCACGCGCGGTGAACCACCCGCGAATCCGGACAAGATCGTCAAGATGCAAGTCGCGGCAGATGCGCAATAAATCAGAACAAGCCCCGATCTAGAGACCCAAGGAGTCAGACATGGCTGAAATCAAGGATGCCGAAAATACCCTTCTCATGGAAACGAGCCAGGGACCGATCGTCATCGAAATGAAACCCGACCTTGCGCCCGGACATGTTTCCAGGATCAAGGAGCTTGTGCGCGAGGGATTTTACGACGGCATCGTTTTCCATCGGGTCATCGATGGCTTCATGGCGCAGACCGGCTGCCCGCAGGGAAAGGGAACCGGCGGCTCGGGTCAGAAACTGAAGGCCGAGTTCAGCAACCACAAACATGTCCGCGGAACCTGTTCCATGGCGCGCGCAATGGATCCGAATTCCGGCGACAGCCAGTTCTTCATCTGCTTTACGGATGCCCCCTGGCTCGACGGCCAATACACCGTTTGGGGCGAAGTGGTCGAAGGCATGGATAACGTCGACAAGATCAAGCGCGGTGAACCGGTCGTCGATCCGGACAACATCGTGTCCCTGAAGGTCGCGGCCGACGCTTCCTGATCGGTGCAGATGACCCTCATACGGCAGCGCGGACACCTCGTCTGCGCTGCTTTGTTTTGAGTGCTGCTCCGGGCAGTTGACCTTGCCCTGCCACGGCGATAAGAGCGCCGGAACGGCGGAGACCCGACCGCAACAGCCTGATCAACGCAGCAAACACCGGATTGACCTGAACGCCATGCGCGTCGACGACTTTGACTTTGAGCTTCCCAACGAACGCATTGCCTTGCGGCCCGCACAGCCCCGCGACGCCGCGCGCATGCTTGTGGTTCGTCCCGGGGAACGCAGTGTTTTCTCGGACATGGGTGTGCGGGACCTGCCGATGCTTCTGGAGCCGGGCGACGCTCTGGTGTTCAACGACACGAAAGTCATTCCCGCACAGCTTGAAGGCCGGCGGTTGAGGGGCGATCTTTCGGCAGGTGTCAGCGTGAACTTGCATATGCGTTGCGCCCCCGATCAATGGCGCGCCTTTGCCCGCCCTGCGAAAAAGCTTCAGATTGACGATGTCGTCGTATTTGAAAGGGCGGGAGAGAGACTGACGGCAAGGGTTGCGGAAAAGTCCGACGCGGGCGAGGTGCTGTTGTGCTTTGACTGCACCGGGCCTGACCTCGATGCCGCAATCTCAGCCGTCGGCCACGTTCCATTGCCGCCCTATATCGCGCAAAAACGCGCGGAAGATGCGCAGGACAAACAGGACTACCAGACGATTTTCGCCGAAAAGGACGGAGCCGTCGCCGCACCGACCGCCGGTCTGCACTTCACGCCGCAATTGCTGGCCGCGCTCGCGGACCGCGGAATTGAGCAGCATATCGTGACGCTGCATGTCGGTGCGGGAACGTTCCTTCCCGTCAAGGCGGACGATACGGATGATCACAAGATGCATGCCGAGTGGGGCGAGGTGACAGAAAAGACCGCCGCAGCCCTTCAACAGGTCAAGGCGCGCGGCAACAGGGTCGTGAGCGTTGGCACAACGTCACTCAGGATCCTCGAAAGCGCCGCGCAAACCCAGGGGTTGATCCAGCCGTTTGCGGGTGAAACGTCGATCTTCATCACGCCCGGCTATGCGTTCAAGGCAATAGACGCCCTGATGACCAACTTCCATCTGCCGCGTTCGACGCTGTTCATGCTGGTGTCCGCCCTGTCCGGACTGGATACAATGCAGGCCGCCTATGCGCATGCGATCGCAAGCGAATACAGGTTCTACAGCTACGGGGATGCGTCACTCCTCTTTCCAGCAAAACCGAGCGAGGCCGATCGCGATGTCTGAGCAGAAAAACACGTTCGATTTCAAGCTTCTGACAACAGATGGCACCGCCCGGCGAGGCGAGATAACAACACCGCACGGCATTGTGCACACCCCGGCCTTCATGCCGGTGGGCACGCAAGGTACGGTCAAGGCCATGTATCCGGGCCAGGTCCGCGAAACCGGTGCGGATGTGGTCCTCGGGAACACCTACCATCTGATGCTGCGCCCGACCGCAGAAAGGGTTCATGCCCTCGGGGGCTTGCACAAATTCATGAACTGGCCGCACACGATCCTGACCGATAGTGGCGGCTTTCAGGTCATGTCGCTTGCCCAACTGCGAAAACTTGATGAAGAAGGCGTACGCTTTCAAAGCCATATCGATGGCCGGAAATACCACCTGACACCGGAACGCTCGGTCGAGATCCAGGGCCTTCTCGGATCCGACATCCAGATGCAGCTCGATGAATGCATCCGGCTTCCCAGTCCGAGGGAAGAAGTGCAAAGGGCAATGGAACTGTCCCTGCGGTGGGCGGAACGCTCACGCGAACAGTTTGAAACGATGCTAGGTCCGCAGAAGGGACAGGGTCTTTACGGGATCGTGCAAGGCGGCGATCAGCCCGACCTGCGCATCCGCTCGGCGGAAGAACTCGGCAAACTCCCCTTCGAAGGCTATTCGGTCGGGGGCCTGGCGGTCGGAGAGCCGCAAGACGTCATGCTGGCCATGCTGGACATCACCACGCCCGTCATGCCCGTCGACAAGCCGCGCTATCTCATGGGGGTCGGAACGCCCGACGACCTGCTGGAAAGCGTCAAACGCGGGATCGACCAGTTCGACTGCGTCATGCCCACACGCGCCGGCCGTCATGGATTGGCCTATACGAAATACGGCAAGGTCAACCTGAAAAACGCGCGGCATCAGGACGACCCGCGTCCTCTTGATGAAGACAGCGGCTGCCCGGCGGCGAACACCTACAGCCGCGCCTATCTCCATCATCTGGTGCGCGCTGGGGAAGGGTTGGCGGGCATGTTGCTGACGTGGAACAACATCGCCTATTACCAGCAGCTCATGAAAGGCATGCGAAATGCGATAGAGGAGCGCCGGTTTGCCGACTTCTACGCCGAAACGAAAGAAAACTGGGCGCGGGGAGACATCGCGCCCCTTTGATCACTGCTGACGAGGCAAGCCACTGTCAGGCAGCAAAGCCGTCGGACTTGGTCAGGTAGCATCCGGAAATCCGCCAGGAGCCGTCTTCCTGTTGCTCGAAGCTGTAGAGAGCGAGCCAGTTCTTGCCCTTTGGGCCGACAACATAGACCTCCTGTGTCGGACCGAATTTGGTCATCTTCGATTGGCCGAAGGTCACGCTTTGCGGTCTGTAGACCGGTTGATATCCCTGCTTTACCATCTGCATAAAAAATTCCGGGCTCTGAAACTTTTGCTGCAGGGAATTGGTGGCAAAGGAGAAGGCTGCCTGCGCGTTTCCGGCAGCAAATGCGCTCATCTGATCCTTGATAATGCCCTGAAAGGCGCTGGTATCGAGAGTTTCCTCTGCTGTTGCGGACCCCGCCATAAGCAATCCGGCAACACCCAGGCCGGCCAGGGACTTCAGAAAGTTGAAACGCACCATGGTCGATGTCTCCTTTGCTGGAACATGACCGAGTATACGGCGTAATCGCCCAAGCGGATCGGGTGACCCTGGTGCTGTCCACTGTCGAACAGACAGAAAAAGGCGCGGAATTCGCTGAGAAAAAGACAGGTTCTTGGCGTTTCGTCTGCGGGCTAAGTCAGCTATTGGGGGAATAAAGCCAATAATATCAATAACGAATGCCGCCGCACGAGCACCTGCTATTGCCTTTTTACACATTATGACTGGAATAGACGGTCGCTAATTCTTTCCGCTGCGCATCCGGTTGCCCACAGACCTGAACGCGAATGGCCTGTAATAAATACGGATAATCCGAACGACGCGAGGCCGGAAGACGAAAAAAGCCGGTTCACCTGCATACCGACTTGGTTGTTCTGATGGCGCCGTCCGGGACGGACCGTCCAAATCTACTCTGCAGCGACCCGGTGTTGCCCCTCGAGGGTACCTCTCATGAAGGGGACCAGATCATCCGCGAGTTTCGGATCATCCATTCCAAAGGCGATATTGGCACTGAGGAAGCCAAACTTGCTGCCGCAGTCATAGCTCCGTCCCTCGAACTTCAGCGAGGCGAATTTCTGCCGAGACATGAGGGAAATCATGCTGTCTGTCAGCTGTATTTCGCCGCCTGCGCCTTGCCCTTGGGCGGATAGCAGATCGAAGATTTCGGGCTGAAGAATGTAACGGCCGGTGATCATCAGATTAGACGGCGCAGTGCCCGGCGCGGGTTTCTCGACCATGTTCGAAATTTCGCTGGAAGCGGCGTTGATCCGCTCGGCGAGTTCGACGATGCCGTACTGGTGTGTCTGGTCTTCCGGAATTTCCTCGACGGCGATGATGTTGCCGCCGGTTTGGTCATAAAGGTCAACCATTTGCCTCAGGCAGCTGACTTTCGACTTGATGATCACATCGGGAAGAAGAATTGCAAACGGTTCATCGCCGATAATGTCGCGCGCGCACCAGATTGCATGGCCGAGTCCAAGCGGTGCCTGCTGGCGGGTGAAGCTGGTGGACCCGGGTTGCGGCCGGTGTTTCTCAAGCAGCTCGAGCGCCTCGGTCTTGTTCCGCGCCTTCAGCGTATCCTCGAGCTCATAGGCCATGTCGAAATGGTCTTCGATGACGTGCTTGTTGCGTCCCGTGACGAAAGCGATGTGCTCAATCCCGGCTGCCCGCGCCTCATCGACCACATATTGAATGATAGGCCGATCCACGATCGTCAACATTTCCTTCGGAACCGCCTTGGTGGCCGGCAAAAACCTTGTACCGAGCCCAGCGACAGGAAGCACTGCTTTGCGAATGGGTTTGTTCATGTGGAGCCTTCTCACGCTTACTGACACTCAAAGTCGCATCAATCTGTTCATGAAAGAACAAAACAGACAATAAACTCAGGGTTCTGAGTGGGTATATATCTCATTGTAATCTCGAAGAATTGCATCGCGGTTAAATTTCTTGATCGAATCGAAACCCGGCTCGTAAAGAACCCCATACGCCTATCGGTACCCGAAAATTGCGACAAAAATATATTCGCGAGAGGCGTCGGTTAAATCGATTTAATCGGCCCGAGGAATTGCAGAAAACAGACGGTTGCAGCTTTCCCAAAAGAGCGCTATGGAACACGCGAAATCGGTGCGGGCCTGTTTATGTCGACACGGGCACGTGCGGAGCCGTCCTTTGAAGCAAGGTTGAGAATGACTGAGGCGAACCGGGAAGTTCAGGTTGGAAACGTTACGTTCAGCAACGATGCGGCTTTTGGTCTCATCGCCGGTCCATGTGCACTCGAAAGTCGCGACCACGCGCTCGAATGCGCCGCAGCCATCAAGGAAATCTCCGAACGCGTCGGTATAGCGACGGTCTACAAATCCTCCTTCGACAAGGCCAACCGGACGTCACTGACGGGAGGACGCGGCATCGGCATGAAAGAAGCCTTGCCGATTTTCGCCGAGGTCAGGGAACGTTTTGGTCTGCCGGTCGTGACCGACGTCCACGCTGCCGACCAGTGCGCACCGGTTGGAGAAGCGGTCGATATCCTGCAGATTCCGGCGTTTTTATGCCGGCAAACCGATCTCCTGGTGGCCGCGGCGCACACGGGCAAGGTCGTCAATGTCAAGAAAGGCCAGTTTCTTGCCCCCTGGGACATGAAGAATGTTCTTTCGAAGGTAACCGGCTCGGGAAACCCCAACGTTCTGCTGACGGAACGGGGCGCCAGCTTCGGGTACAACACGCTTGTGAGCGACATGCGCGCGCTGCCGATCATGGCGCAGACAGGGGCACCCGTCGTCTTCGATGCAACCCACTCCGTTCAACAGCCGGGCGGGCAGGGCGGTTCGACAGGCGGTGACCGGACGATGGTTCCAGTGCTGTCGCGCGCCGCGGTCGCGGCCGGTGTCGCCGGCTTGTTCATTGAAACACACCCGGACCCGGACAAGGCGCCATCGGACGGACCGAACATGGTCCCGCTGAAGGACCTTGAGGCCTTGCTCCGGCAGCTGAAGGCGATTGATACCGTCGTCAAGACGAAAGCATAGGAACGGGTCACAGCCCACGAGGCCAGAATGCAGATTACTGGAGCGCACCTCCAGGCCAATAGCCGAATTCGCGGCCCCATACGCGCCGGTAGTTCATCGGCGGATGCCAATAAATGTCCATGCGACAAGGGAGTTATTCCATGACCGCCATTATCGATATCGTCGGACGCCAGATTTTCGACAGCCGGGGAAATCCGACAGTCGAAGTCGACGTCTTTCTGGAAGACGGGTCTTTTGGCCGTGCCGCCGTCCCGTCGGGTGCCTCGACGGGCGCACACGAAGCAGTCGAACTTCGCGATGGCGGTGATCGCTACATGGGCAAGGGCGTTCTCAAGGCCGTTGAAGCCGTAAACGGCGAGATCTTCGAGACGGTCGGAGGTCTCGATGCGGAGGATCAGCTGCAGATCGACCAGGCCATGATCGACCTGGACGGGACGAGTAACAAGGCGCGTCTCGGCGCAAACGCAATTCTCGGCGTTTCGCTTGCGGTCGCCCGGGCCGCGGCACAGGCATCCGGCATGCCGCTCTACCGCTATGTCGGCGGCACCTCAGCCAGAACCCTGCCGGTTCCGATGATGAACATCATCAATGGCGGCGCACATGCCGACAACCCGATCGATTTCCAGGAATTCATGATCATGCCCGTGGGAGCCGACACGCTCGGTGAGGCGGTTCGCATGGGCACGGAGATCTTTCACACGCTGAAAAAGGCGTTGAATGCGGCCGGTCACAACACGAATGTCGGCGACGAGGGTGGTTTCGCTCCGAACCTTGAATCGACCGATGCCGCCATCGGTTTCGTGATGAAGGCAATTGAGACCGCCGGCTACAAACCGGGAGAAGACGTTTATCTGGCGCTTGATGCGGCCTCTACCGAGTTCTTCAAGGATGGCAAGTACGTGCTCGAAGGTGAGGGACGGTCGCTCGCTCCCGAAGAAATGGCGCAGTATCTCGGCGACCTTGCTTCCCGGTATCCCATCATTTCCATCGAGGATGGTCTCGCCGAGGACGACTGGGACGGCTGGAAGGCAACCACGGACCTGATAGGCAACACGTGCCAGCTCGTGGGCGACGACCTGTTCGTGACCAATTCGGAGCGCCTGCGGAAGGGCATCGACCTTGGAGTCGCCAATTCCATCCTGATCAAGGTCAACCAGATCGGTACGCTGTCCGAAACCCTGGACGCCGTGGAAACTGCACACAAGGCTGCCTATACGGCCGTCATGTCGCACCGTTCCGGCGAAACGGAAGACTCGACGATTGCCGATCTGGCGGTTGCAACGAACTGCGGTCAGATCAAGACCGGGTCGCTGGCGCGTTCCGACAGGCTCGCGAAATACAACCAGCTGATCCGGATCGAAGAGGAACTCGGTCCTCAGGCCGTCTACGCGGGACGTTCGATTCTCAAGGGCTGATGCCGGACAGATCCAGGTCGACCGCACAAATGAGAACCCCGCCGAA
This region of uncultured Roseibium sp. genomic DNA includes:
- the gyrA gene encoding DNA gyrase subunit A codes for the protein MKSSYIEYAMSVIVSRALPDVRDGLKPVHRRILYSMHENGYEWNKPYRKSARVVGDVIGKYHPHGDSAIYEALVRMAQDFSLRLPLIDGQGNFGSVDGDPAAAMRYTECRLEKVAHKLLDDIDKDTVDFQENYDNSETEPVVLPAKFPNLLVNGAGGIAVGMATNIPPHNLGEVIDAAIAIMENPAMTLAELMEIVPGPDFPTAGIILGRSGIRSAYETGRGSIAMRAKVDIEEVRKDRNALIVTEIPYQVNKSTMIEKIAELVRDKRVEGISDIRDESDRSGMRVVIELKRDAVPDVVLNQLYRFSQLQTSFGANIVALNGGKPEQMNLSDMLKAFVAFREEVVGRRTRFLLKKARDRAHILVGLGIAVANIDEVIHLIRTAPDPATARAQLMERDWPAHDVEPLIRLIDDPRHQVREDGTYKLSEEQARAILDLRLQRLTALGRDEIDEELKKIGAEISEFLDILRSRARIQEIVRNEMLEIKEEFATPRRTEIIEGGADFDDEDLIQREDMVVTVSHGGYIKRVPLATYRAQHRGGKGRSGMATKDEDFVTRLFVANTHTPVLFFSSRGICYKMKVWRLPLGGPTSRGKALVNMLPLEQGEQITSILPLPEDEESWANLDVVFATVRGTVRRNKLSDFVNINRNGKIAMKLEDGDGIVGVDTCSEHDDVMLTTNFGQCIRFPVTDVRVFAGRNSVGVRGIRLADSDRVISMQILHHIDVDAEERAAYLKLSRAMRGEADENGHGADEEGVIAGDLPQERYAQMSAAEQIILTVSENGYGKRTSSFEYRVTGRGGKGITAMAVNDRNGGLIASFPVEDSHQIMLVTDGGQLIRCPVDGIRIAGRATQGVIVFKTASDEKVVAVEGISEVDDDEFSDDAEEADAEGGDGTSSAGESGTATGEDGSGDGGSPES
- a CDS encoding phosphopantetheine adenylyltransferase, with amino-acid sequence MRSYVTQGATVSSETGAPFTFQGKAADVSVQFKMAAVFVLALLTMVAAGMMSLHPSNASQAENLTSLATQGMSATKTDRIAASPVSENCTSQAWGAWSEECAASLTGASKVRNVSFVTVEQKAPTANQTILARYPTAN
- the coaD gene encoding pantetheine-phosphate adenylyltransferase — translated: MTRIALYPGSFDPVTNGHMDILRQSLALADKVVVAIGIHPGKKPLFSFDERQELIHASAQAEFTKEEAERIDVISFSDLVINTARAQGAACLVRGLRDGTDLDYEMQMAGMNGTLAPNIKTVFLPASPAVRHITATLVRQIAKMGGEISEFVPEPVASPLRRVSRPQG
- a CDS encoding peptidylprolyl isomerase — its product is MSRLFAVFAVLASIVFLPALANAQVKDPENTLFLDLKDGRVTIQLRPDLAPQHVERIKKLTREGFYDGVVFHRVIDNFMAQTGDPTGTGRGGSNEPDLAAEFNSAPFRRGTLGMARAASPNSANSQFFIMFNDGDWLNGKYTVFGEVVDGMQFIDNITRGEPPANPDKIVKMQVAADAQ
- a CDS encoding peptidylprolyl isomerase translates to MAEIKDAENTLLMETSQGPIVIEMKPDLAPGHVSRIKELVREGFYDGIVFHRVIDGFMAQTGCPQGKGTGGSGQKLKAEFSNHKHVRGTCSMARAMDPNSGDSQFFICFTDAPWLDGQYTVWGEVVEGMDNVDKIKRGEPVVDPDNIVSLKVAADAS
- the queA gene encoding tRNA preQ1(34) S-adenosylmethionine ribosyltransferase-isomerase QueA, with product MRVDDFDFELPNERIALRPAQPRDAARMLVVRPGERSVFSDMGVRDLPMLLEPGDALVFNDTKVIPAQLEGRRLRGDLSAGVSVNLHMRCAPDQWRAFARPAKKLQIDDVVVFERAGERLTARVAEKSDAGEVLLCFDCTGPDLDAAISAVGHVPLPPYIAQKRAEDAQDKQDYQTIFAEKDGAVAAPTAGLHFTPQLLAALADRGIEQHIVTLHVGAGTFLPVKADDTDDHKMHAEWGEVTEKTAAALQQVKARGNRVVSVGTTSLRILESAAQTQGLIQPFAGETSIFITPGYAFKAIDALMTNFHLPRSTLFMLVSALSGLDTMQAAYAHAIASEYRFYSYGDASLLFPAKPSEADRDV
- the tgt gene encoding tRNA guanosine(34) transglycosylase Tgt: MSEQKNTFDFKLLTTDGTARRGEITTPHGIVHTPAFMPVGTQGTVKAMYPGQVRETGADVVLGNTYHLMLRPTAERVHALGGLHKFMNWPHTILTDSGGFQVMSLAQLRKLDEEGVRFQSHIDGRKYHLTPERSVEIQGLLGSDIQMQLDECIRLPSPREEVQRAMELSLRWAERSREQFETMLGPQKGQGLYGIVQGGDQPDLRIRSAEELGKLPFEGYSVGGLAVGEPQDVMLAMLDITTPVMPVDKPRYLMGVGTPDDLLESVKRGIDQFDCVMPTRAGRHGLAYTKYGKVNLKNARHQDDPRPLDEDSGCPAANTYSRAYLHHLVRAGEGLAGMLLTWNNIAYYQQLMKGMRNAIEERRFADFYAETKENWARGDIAPL
- a CDS encoding DUF4864 domain-containing protein, with protein sequence MVRFNFLKSLAGLGVAGLLMAGSATAEETLDTSAFQGIIKDQMSAFAAGNAQAAFSFATNSLQQKFQSPEFFMQMVKQGYQPVYRPQSVTFGQSKMTKFGPTQEVYVVGPKGKNWLALYSFEQQEDGSWRISGCYLTKSDGFAA
- the galU gene encoding UTP--glucose-1-phosphate uridylyltransferase GalU, with the protein product MNKPIRKAVLPVAGLGTRFLPATKAVPKEMLTIVDRPIIQYVVDEARAAGIEHIAFVTGRNKHVIEDHFDMAYELEDTLKARNKTEALELLEKHRPQPGSTSFTRQQAPLGLGHAIWCARDIIGDEPFAILLPDVIIKSKVSCLRQMVDLYDQTGGNIIAVEEIPEDQTHQYGIVELAERINAASSEISNMVEKPAPGTAPSNLMITGRYILQPEIFDLLSAQGQGAGGEIQLTDSMISLMSRQKFASLKFEGRSYDCGSKFGFLSANIAFGMDDPKLADDLVPFMRGTLEGQHRVAAE
- the kdsA gene encoding 3-deoxy-8-phosphooctulonate synthase, whose amino-acid sequence is MTEANREVQVGNVTFSNDAAFGLIAGPCALESRDHALECAAAIKEISERVGIATVYKSSFDKANRTSLTGGRGIGMKEALPIFAEVRERFGLPVVTDVHAADQCAPVGEAVDILQIPAFLCRQTDLLVAAAHTGKVVNVKKGQFLAPWDMKNVLSKVTGSGNPNVLLTERGASFGYNTLVSDMRALPIMAQTGAPVVFDATHSVQQPGGQGGSTGGDRTMVPVLSRAAVAAGVAGLFIETHPDPDKAPSDGPNMVPLKDLEALLRQLKAIDTVVKTKA
- the eno gene encoding phosphopyruvate hydratase gives rise to the protein MTAIIDIVGRQIFDSRGNPTVEVDVFLEDGSFGRAAVPSGASTGAHEAVELRDGGDRYMGKGVLKAVEAVNGEIFETVGGLDAEDQLQIDQAMIDLDGTSNKARLGANAILGVSLAVARAAAQASGMPLYRYVGGTSARTLPVPMMNIINGGAHADNPIDFQEFMIMPVGADTLGEAVRMGTEIFHTLKKALNAAGHNTNVGDEGGFAPNLESTDAAIGFVMKAIETAGYKPGEDVYLALDAASTEFFKDGKYVLEGEGRSLAPEEMAQYLGDLASRYPIISIEDGLAEDDWDGWKATTDLIGNTCQLVGDDLFVTNSERLRKGIDLGVANSILIKVNQIGTLSETLDAVETAHKAAYTAVMSHRSGETEDSTIADLAVATNCGQIKTGSLARSDRLAKYNQLIRIEEELGPQAVYAGRSILKG